The following coding sequences are from one Panicum hallii strain FIL2 chromosome 5, PHallii_v3.1, whole genome shotgun sequence window:
- the LOC112895512 gene encoding uncharacterized protein LOC112895512 gives MRNVFSEQYHVRLVYEPQSLPSDPVNSITYVQHCDKWARQSFRAFKEAVLGINLVIRGMISDGKILLKSCRGHFIDLGEGDRSDRLLQEAGLPFDIDSIATDREPLSGIQTLQFTEEEYHALYNSQISLMDLIRRTETGQLSSSGSEFLGNKFTRDFPENEINVINCRLDPAGLCHNDSRNGPICPLAPLLD, from the exons ATGCGTAATGTTTTTTCAGAGCAATATCATGTGAGACTTGTATATGAACCCCAGTCTTTGCCATCTGATCCAGTCAATTCCATTACATATGTGCAGCATTGCGATAAATGGGCACGGCAG AGTTTCAGGGCTTTCAAGGAAGCAGTGCTTGGGATAAACCTTGTTATAAGAGGAATGATATCCGATGGAAAGATTCTGTTGAAGTCATGTCGAGGCCACTTCATTGATCTTGGGGAGGGCGACAGATCTGACCGCTTACTCCAGGAAGCGGGACTGCCTTTTGACATAGACTCGATAGCAACTGATAGAGAGCCTCTTTCAGGAATCCAGACATTACAATTCACAGAAGAAGAGTATCATGCTTTGTACAACTCACAGATATCCTTGATGGATTTAATAAGAAGGACTGAAACTGGTCAGCTTAGTAGTTCAGGCTCCGAGTTTCTAGGCAACAAGTTCACTCGTGATTTTCCAGAGAACGAGATTAATGTG ATAAACTGTAGATTGGATCCAGCGGGACTATGTCATAATGATTCCAGGAATGGACCAATTTGTCCTCTAGCTCCATTACTAGATTGA